Proteins from one Phoenix dactylifera cultivar Barhee BC4 unplaced genomic scaffold, palm_55x_up_171113_PBpolish2nd_filt_p 000432F, whole genome shotgun sequence genomic window:
- the LOC103717942 gene encoding uncharacterized protein LOC103717942 — MSMSSMRCAIQRQRERELELEGNEALEIVSVEHFPAETSPEATNDDDGSPGAAVEEEEDRKQAIAVAAATAAAADAAAAAAEAAAQVVRLAGYARLSREEKAAVRIQSYYRGYLITTCREENVSEILSFSTHPWDLLLIVPSSPTSPSSPMSPILNGLGRVRRTRGPTRARDVWILREDEKIIVHCNELGQPIKKAASILSTFLGSVARKGQLFPLNYTKWNEMLSSYKVELLRVIEVKN, encoded by the exons ATGTCGATGAGTTCTATGCGATGTGCGATCCag AggcagagggagagggagctggAGTTGGAGGGGAATGAGGCACTGGAGATTGTGTCGGTGGAGCATTTCCCGGCGGAGACGTCGCCGGAGGCCACGAACGACGACGACGGGTCGCCGGGGGcggcggtggaggaggaggaggacaggAAGCAAGCGATCGCAGTCGCGGCGGCGACGGCAGCGGCGGCCGATGCTGCGGCGGCGGCCGCAGAGGCGGCGGCGCAGGTGGTGAGGCTGGCAGGGTACGCGCGGCTATCTAGGGAGGAGAAGGCGGCGGTGCGCATCCAATCCTACTACCGCGGCTACCTG ATTACAACATGCCGTGAGGAAAACGTTTCAGAgatattgagtttcagcacacatccgtGGGATCTACTGCTGATCGTTCCCAGCAGCCCGACGAGCCCCAGCAGCCCGATGAGCCCCATACTCA atggactggggagagtgaggagAACACGAGGGCCCACCCGAGCACGAGACGTGTGGATCCTacgtgaggatgagaagattaTCGTCCATTGCAACGAACTGGGGCAGCCTATCAAGAAggctgcaagcattttatccacttttttaggatcggttgcgcgGAAGGGACAGTTAtttccgctcaactatacgaaatggaatgaaatgctttcttcgtataaggttgagcttcttagagttATTGAGGTAAAAAATTGA